Sequence from the Cellulomonas fimi ATCC 484 genome:
GGTGCTCGGCTCGTTCGCCGATGCGGCGCGTGTCGCCGTCGCGACCCGCGCCTCCGCCGTCGCCGTCTCCGGATCGGACAGCATCACCTCGGACGCCGTCCGGCAGCTCGGATGGGACCTGGAGGGGTCCCACGTCGACCTCGCGCTCACGCTCTCGCTCGTCGACGTCGCCGGCCCGCGGGTGACGATGCAGCCGGTGTCCGGCCTGCCGTTGATGTACGTCGACGAGCCCCGGTTCACCGGTGCGAAGTACGCCGCCAAGACCGTCTTCGACTGGGTGGGCGCGACCGCTGCCGTCGTGGTCCTCTCACCGCTGCTCGCGCTCGTCGCCGTGGCCGTCGCCTGCACGAGCCGCGGCCCCGTCCTGTACACGCAGGAGCGCATCGGACGGGACGGGCGCCGGTTCCGGATGTACAAGTTCCGCTCCATGGTCGCCGACGCCCACGACCGTCTCGCGGAGGTGCTCGCCGCCGAAGGCGTCACCGAGATCGGACTCTTCTACAAGCCGAAGCAGGACCCGCGCGTCACCCGGGTCGGCCGCTTCCTGCGGCGCTTCTCGCTCGACGAGCTCCCGCAGCTCTTCAACGTCCTGCGCGGCGAGATGAGCCTCGTCGGCCCCCGGCCGCAGATCGCCGAGGAGGTCGCGCACTACGACAGGACGGCGCACCGACGACTTCTGGTGAAGCCTGGTCTCACCGGTCTGTGGCAGGTCTCCGGACGCTCCGACCTCAGCCCGGAGGCCGGTGTCCGCATGGACGTGTCGTACGTCGAGAACTGGACGCTGTTCACGGACCTCCTCATCCTCGTGCGGACGGCCAAGGTCGTCCTTATGCGGAGCGGTGCGTACTAGGCATGCCGACCCGACCGGGCGGGCTGCGCGCCCCCGCGCCCTGCGACGACACAGAGCTGAGGACGGCTTGAGAACCATCGCCTTCTACCTTCCCCAGTTCCACCCGATCCCGGAGAACGACCAGTGGTGGGGTGAGGGCTTCACCGAGTGGACCAACGTCCGACGAGCTCGCCCCCAGTTCGACGGGCACGACCAGCCT
This genomic interval carries:
- a CDS encoding sugar transferase, which translates into the protein MRAVPSSGPTPGPAVPAGERTAADTAPWWPWYVARLTITDAFCIIVAVGVAYVVRFDVPTLVSGEYSPSYLAVSAVLATAWLAALAIVRSRDRRIIGTGPVEYARVFGATWRLFAVVAIVAYLLKMDIGRGYLAVAAPLGLLLILVSRYAWRLWLHRRRDAGRMQSGILVIGHREKAARLIQDLHRNPRAGYAVVGVCVPSGEISTGETVAGVPVLGSFADAARVAVATRASAVAVSGSDSITSDAVRQLGWDLEGSHVDLALTLSLVDVAGPRVTMQPVSGLPLMYVDEPRFTGAKYAAKTVFDWVGATAAVVVLSPLLALVAVAVACTSRGPVLYTQERIGRDGRRFRMYKFRSMVADAHDRLAEVLAAEGVTEIGLFYKPKQDPRVTRVGRFLRRFSLDELPQLFNVLRGEMSLVGPRPQIAEEVAHYDRTAHRRLLVKPGLTGLWQVSGRSDLSPEAGVRMDVSYVENWTLFTDLLILVRTAKVVLMRSGAY